The following DNA comes from Meiothermus sp..
GTTTTCCTGCTCGAAGATGTCCAGCACGGCCAGCGCGGCGGCACAGGAGAGGGGGTTGCCCCCAAAGGTGCTGCCCAGCCCGCCCACCGCGGGTGCGTCCATAATTTCGGCCTTGCCCAGCACCCCCCCGATGGGCAGCCCACCGCCGATGCTCTTGGCGAAGCAGATCAGGTCGGGCTCCACCTCGGCGTGCTCGATGGCCCAGAATTTGCCGGTACGGCCAATGCCGGTCTGTACTTCGTCGTCAATGAAGACGATGCCGTGCTTCTGGGTCAGGCTCCGCAGGGCCTTGAGGAAGGGCTTGGGGGCCGGTACGAAGCCGCCTTCGCCCAGTTGCGGCTCGATGATGACCGCGGCCACCCGCTCGGGCTGAATCTGGGTATCGAAGACCTCGTGCAGGCCGTCCAGGGCCTTGCGGGTGTCGATCCCGTGGTACTCGCTGGGGTAGGGGGCGTGGTAGACCTCGGGGGCGAAGGGGCCGAAGTTCTGACGGTAGGGATTGGATTTGCCGGTGAGGGTCATGCCCATCAGGGTGCGCCCGTGGAAGCTACCCCGGAAGGCGATCACACCGGGGCGGTTGGTAAAGGAGCGGGCAATCTTGATGGCGTTCTCGGTGGCCTCCACGCCGGTATTCAGAAAGAAGGCTTTCTTATCGCCGGAGATAGGCGCGGTGGCCGTCAGCCGCTCGGCCAGCTCGATGTAAGGTTCGTAGGCTGCTCCCGGAAAGCAGGTATGCAGGTAGCGGCGCAGCTGCTTTTCCACCGCCTCCACCACCCTGGGGTGGTTGTGCCCCACATTCAGCACCCCAATGCCGCCAAACCAGTCCAGGTACTCGTTGCCGTCTACATCCCAGATTTTGCCGCCCTCGGCGCGGGCCACCACGATGGGGTGCACCTGCGAAATACCCCGTGGAACAACTTTGTGCCGCCGTTCGATGAGGGCTTGGTTTTTGGATGGGGTTTGGGTCATAGACTTCCTCCAGACGTTTCCTAAAGTCTAAACCCCCAGACAGGCCTTGTGTACCCCGTGTAGAATCGCGCCATGCTCACCAAAGCCCTGCAAACCCTGGGCCTGCTCTTTTGGACGGGTTTCCTGGTCTACTTTACCGCCTACCTCTTCTCGCTCGGCTACCGGGTGCAGAACCTGGCCCAGTGGGCCCTGATCGCCCTGATGTTCCTGGCCTGGGTGGCGGTATGGGTGGGGCATGGCCGCTGGCTGGGTCTGCTGGTGGGGCTGCAGCTTGGGCTGGTGGTGCTTTTGTACCTGCTGAGCCTCAGGCTTTAGATTAGGGCGAGGTGTCTTTATGAACACATCCCCGGTGCAGATGCTCTGGCCCACGCCCATCCTGGTTCGTAAGTTCGAAGATGCCACAGCGGTGAACCCGGAGCTCCTCCGCCTCTTCTACCGCGAACTGGGTGAGCAGGGCTTGCAGGGAACCGTCTACAGCAGCTCGGATGACATCCTGGTGCGCTACAACCACCCGGCCTTGCAGGCTTTGTTTGGCTTTATCTCCGACGCGGTCTTCGAAATCGCCCGTACCCTGAACGGGGCCATCTGGCAGCAGGCCGGGGTCAAAAACCTGCGTATGGAGATCGTGGGGGCCTGGTTCCAGATTCAAAACCGCTACGGCTTCCACGACATCCACAACCACGGCAACTGTTCGTGGTCGGGGGTTTACTACGTGCAGCTCGACCCTGTCCAGCAGCGGCGGCAGCACCCGGTGCTGGGGGCGCTCAACGGCATTACCCGCTTTTACGCCCAGCATCTCAACCTGCTGGGCGGGGCCCACATGGACATGGGCAACGCCTACCTCCAGCAGTCCACCTTCGACGTCACCCCCGAGGAAGGGGTGCTGGTGGTCTTTCCAAGCTGGCTACTGCACAAGGCCATGCCCTACGACGGCGAGCGCGACCGGGTGATTATCTCCTTCAACGCCCAGGTGCACGGCGAGCAGGGCAACAAGGCCTTCGAGTACGGCTTCCACTAGGGCAGGGGGAACTGCGAGGCGAAGGCCCTGACCTCGGCCCTGAGGGTTTCGGGGTCTTCGCCCTTCAGGGCCCGGTCAATTAGGTCGGCGATGATGGGCATGTGTTCTTCGGTCATGCCGCGGGTGGTGATGGCCGGGGTGCCGATGCGGATACCGCCGCCGTGG
Coding sequences within:
- the gabT gene encoding 4-aminobutyrate--2-oxoglutarate transaminase, which produces MTQTPSKNQALIERRHKVVPRGISQVHPIVVARAEGGKIWDVDGNEYLDWFGGIGVLNVGHNHPRVVEAVEKQLRRYLHTCFPGAAYEPYIELAERLTATAPISGDKKAFFLNTGVEATENAIKIARSFTNRPGVIAFRGSFHGRTLMGMTLTGKSNPYRQNFGPFAPEVYHAPYPSEYHGIDTRKALDGLHEVFDTQIQPERVAAVIIEPQLGEGGFVPAPKPFLKALRSLTQKHGIVFIDDEVQTGIGRTGKFWAIEHAEVEPDLICFAKSIGGGLPIGGVLGKAEIMDAPAVGGLGSTFGGNPLSCAAALAVLDIFEQENLLEKAQKLGELLHEGFRKIQARFPQTVGDVRGLGPMIAMELVKDPSSKSPDPQLTNRLLEVAREKGLLLFKAGMHANVIRCLVPLVVSEAEARKGLEILEASLEQALNEAR
- a CDS encoding TIGR02466 family protein, with amino-acid sequence MNTSPVQMLWPTPILVRKFEDATAVNPELLRLFYRELGEQGLQGTVYSSSDDILVRYNHPALQALFGFISDAVFEIARTLNGAIWQQAGVKNLRMEIVGAWFQIQNRYGFHDIHNHGNCSWSGVYYVQLDPVQQRRQHPVLGALNGITRFYAQHLNLLGGAHMDMGNAYLQQSTFDVTPEEGVLVVFPSWLLHKAMPYDGERDRVIISFNAQVHGEQGNKAFEYGFH